From a single Streptomyces misionensis genomic region:
- a CDS encoding DedA family protein, protein MAAPPLPGPLAHLAPLLAHYGYWAVGAVILVEDFGVPAPGETILLAAGVYAGAGELDVVKVGLIAFAAAVVGDNIGFLIGHYGGRAFVHRWGRYVFLTPKRFATAEEFFHRHGGKIVTVARFVEGLRQVNGIIAGTSGMHWRRFLVFNALGAALWVGLWTSLAYLAGSHITEVYDEIKRYEIYFLVALAVLVVALVVRHVLRRRHER, encoded by the coding sequence ATGGCCGCCCCTCCGCTCCCGGGACCGCTGGCCCACCTGGCACCACTGCTCGCCCACTACGGCTACTGGGCCGTGGGCGCCGTGATCCTCGTGGAGGACTTCGGCGTCCCGGCACCGGGTGAGACGATCCTGCTCGCTGCCGGGGTGTACGCGGGCGCGGGCGAGCTGGACGTGGTGAAGGTGGGCCTCATCGCCTTCGCCGCCGCCGTCGTCGGCGACAACATCGGCTTCCTGATCGGCCACTACGGCGGCCGGGCATTCGTGCACCGCTGGGGCCGGTACGTCTTCCTCACCCCGAAGCGGTTCGCCACCGCCGAGGAGTTCTTCCACCGGCACGGCGGGAAGATCGTGACCGTGGCCCGGTTCGTCGAGGGGCTGCGCCAGGTCAACGGCATCATCGCGGGCACCTCGGGCATGCACTGGCGCCGCTTCCTCGTCTTCAACGCCCTCGGCGCGGCCCTGTGGGTCGGCTTGTGGACCTCCCTCGCCTATCTGGCGGGCAGCCACATCACCGAGGTCTACGACGAGATCAAGCGCTACGAGATCTACTTCCTCGTGGCCCTCGCGGTCCTGGTCGTGGCGCTCGTGGTCCGCCATGTCCTGCGGCGGCGCCACGAGCGCTGA
- a CDS encoding DUF5133 domain-containing protein: MLMAHPAVLKDLIAQYEALTLLGAKESTPGAQQRLADISYTLCVATGTRDVDMALIAARHRLSGARPEDDSLLREPAPVGTVSAA, encoded by the coding sequence ATGCTGATGGCACACCCCGCCGTACTGAAGGACCTCATCGCCCAGTACGAGGCCCTCACCCTGCTCGGCGCGAAGGAGAGCACTCCGGGGGCGCAGCAGCGGCTCGCGGACATCTCCTACACCCTGTGCGTGGCCACCGGCACACGGGACGTCGACATGGCGCTGATCGCGGCCCGCCACCGGCTGTCCGGGGCGCGCCCGGAGGACGACTCGCTGCTCCGGGAACCGGCGCCCGTGGGGACGGTGTCCGCCGCCTGA
- the pgm gene encoding phosphoglucomutase (alpha-D-glucose-1,6-bisphosphate-dependent) — MAHERAGRPAGPEDLVDVARLVTAYYALHPDPADPAQRVAFGTSGHRGSSLASAFNEDHIAATSQAICEYRAGRGIDGPLFLGADTHALSEPAKVTALEVFAANGVGVLIDSADGYTPTPAVSHAILGHNRGRTTHLADGVVVTPSHNPPADGGFKYNPPSGGPAASDATSWIQDRANEIITGGLKDVRRLPYARALAADTTGRHDFLGTYVDDLPAVLDLDAVRAAGVRIGADPLGGASVAYWGRIAEQHRLDLTVVNPHTDPTWRFMTLDWDGQIRMDCSSPYAMASLIEQRATYRIATGNDADADRHGIVTPDAGLMNPNHYLAVAIDYLYRHRAQWPAGTGIGKTLVSSTMIDRVAADLGRRLVEVPVGFKWFVDGLLGGDLGFGGEESAGASFLRRDGSVWTTDKDGIILALLASEITAVTERTPSEHYAALTERFGEPAYARIDAPATREQKALLGKLSPAQVTADSLAGEPVTAVLTEAPGNGAAIGGIKVTTENAWFAARPSGTEDVYKVYAESFLGPDHLARVQEEAQAVVRGALGG, encoded by the coding sequence ATGGCGCACGAGCGAGCCGGCCGGCCTGCCGGCCCCGAGGACCTGGTCGACGTGGCGCGGCTGGTCACGGCGTACTACGCGCTGCACCCGGACCCGGCCGACCCGGCCCAGCGCGTGGCGTTCGGCACCTCGGGGCACCGGGGCTCGTCCCTGGCGAGCGCCTTCAACGAGGACCACATCGCCGCCACCAGCCAGGCCATCTGCGAGTACCGCGCGGGCCGGGGCATCGACGGCCCGCTCTTCCTGGGCGCCGACACCCACGCCCTGTCGGAACCCGCGAAGGTCACCGCGCTGGAGGTGTTCGCCGCCAACGGGGTAGGCGTGCTGATCGACAGCGCCGACGGCTACACCCCCACCCCTGCCGTCTCGCACGCCATCCTCGGTCACAACCGGGGCCGCACCACGCACCTCGCCGACGGCGTGGTCGTCACCCCCTCGCACAACCCGCCCGCCGACGGCGGCTTCAAGTACAACCCGCCCAGCGGCGGCCCGGCCGCCTCGGACGCCACCTCCTGGATCCAGGACCGTGCCAACGAGATCATCACCGGCGGCCTGAAGGACGTACGACGGCTGCCCTACGCCCGCGCGCTCGCCGCCGACACCACCGGGCGACACGACTTCCTCGGCACCTACGTCGACGACCTGCCCGCGGTGCTGGACCTCGACGCCGTCCGCGCGGCCGGGGTGCGCATCGGCGCCGACCCGCTCGGCGGCGCCTCCGTCGCGTACTGGGGCCGGATCGCCGAACAGCACCGCCTCGACCTCACGGTGGTCAACCCGCACACCGACCCCACCTGGCGCTTCATGACGCTGGACTGGGACGGGCAGATCCGGATGGACTGCTCCTCGCCCTACGCCATGGCCTCGCTGATCGAGCAGCGCGCGACCTACCGCATCGCCACCGGCAACGACGCCGACGCCGACCGGCACGGCATCGTCACCCCGGACGCGGGTCTGATGAACCCCAACCACTACCTGGCCGTCGCCATCGACTACCTCTACCGGCACCGCGCGCAGTGGCCGGCCGGCACGGGCATCGGCAAGACCCTGGTCTCCTCCACCATGATCGACCGGGTCGCCGCCGACCTCGGGCGCCGACTGGTCGAAGTCCCCGTCGGCTTCAAGTGGTTCGTGGACGGACTGCTCGGCGGCGACCTCGGCTTCGGCGGCGAGGAGTCGGCCGGCGCGTCCTTCCTGCGCCGGGACGGCTCGGTGTGGACCACCGACAAGGACGGCATCATCCTGGCGCTGCTCGCCTCCGAGATCACCGCCGTCACCGAGCGGACCCCCTCCGAGCACTACGCCGCCCTCACCGAGCGCTTCGGCGAGCCCGCCTACGCCCGCATCGACGCGCCCGCGACCCGTGAACAGAAGGCGCTGCTGGGCAAGTTGTCGCCCGCGCAGGTCACCGCGGACAGCCTCGCGGGCGAGCCGGTTACGGCCGTGCTCACCGAGGCGCCGGGCAACGGCGCCGCCATCGGCGGCATCAAGGTCACCACCGAGAACGCCTGGTTCGCGGCCCGCCCCTCGGGCACCGAGGACGTGTACAAGGTCTACGCCGAGTCGTTCCTCGGGCCGGACCACCTGGCCCGGGTGCAGGAGGAGGCGCAGGCGGTGGTGCGGGGCGCGCTCGGCGGCTGA
- a CDS encoding adenosine deaminase family protein has protein sequence MRSAVPRRVVPAVLGTLSVLSLLSALPAAAQPARPGARPAAPPPRQVTAAEARTDAYLRSVKDRPAALRAFFRELPKGGDLHNHLSGAVNTDYLVELAAEDGLCIDTATMTAVPSPCGAGTRPAADARTDRAFHAAIVRAWSMQDFPPDQNGHDHFFDTFGKFGEVTWRHRGKLLAQVADTAVSNNQSYLETMVTPASDGAKKLADEVGWDADLAALHRRLVAGGRLDKLVADARGEADDGDAEFRATEHCGTAGARPACGLTVRWISQASRGGSPVRVFTQLALGMRLAEADPRFVAVNLVQPEDWDSSLRNYSLQMRMVGYLRTQYPRAHVTLHAGELWPGLVKPADLKFHIKEAVDVAHTERVGHGVDLVHEDDWQRTARTMAARRIAVEVPFSSNAQILGVKGAEHPFTTYRRYGVPVVLATDDPGVSRIDISHEYQYAAATYGLGYPELKDLARASLEYAFLPGADLWQGNPAAQGYRPVEVCRAEHPGLPVHSARCRQFLAGSAKARLEWRQEAAFAAFERAHAHG, from the coding sequence ATGCGAAGTGCCGTACCGCGCCGGGTCGTTCCGGCCGTGCTCGGCACCCTCAGCGTCCTGTCCCTGCTGTCCGCCCTGCCCGCCGCCGCGCAGCCGGCGCGCCCGGGGGCCCGGCCCGCCGCGCCGCCGCCCCGGCAGGTCACGGCCGCCGAGGCCCGCACCGACGCCTATCTGCGCTCCGTCAAGGACCGGCCCGCGGCCCTGCGGGCCTTCTTCCGGGAGCTGCCCAAGGGTGGCGACCTGCACAACCACCTCTCCGGCGCGGTGAACACGGACTACCTCGTCGAGCTGGCCGCCGAGGACGGCCTGTGCATCGACACCGCGACGATGACCGCGGTCCCCTCGCCCTGCGGTGCCGGCACCCGCCCCGCCGCCGACGCGCGCACCGACCGCGCCTTCCACGCGGCGATCGTGCGCGCCTGGTCCATGCAGGACTTCCCGCCGGACCAGAACGGCCACGACCACTTCTTCGACACCTTCGGCAAGTTCGGCGAGGTGACCTGGCGGCACCGCGGCAAGCTGCTCGCCCAGGTCGCCGACACCGCCGTGAGCAACAACCAGTCGTACCTGGAGACGATGGTCACCCCGGCCTCGGACGGCGCGAAGAAGCTCGCCGACGAGGTGGGCTGGGACGCCGACCTGGCCGCCCTGCACCGCAGGCTGGTCGCGGGCGGCAGGCTGGACAAGCTGGTCGCCGACGCACGCGGGGAGGCCGACGACGGCGACGCCGAGTTCCGCGCCACCGAGCACTGCGGCACGGCGGGGGCCCGGCCCGCCTGCGGGCTCACCGTCCGCTGGATCTCCCAGGCGTCCCGGGGCGGTTCGCCGGTGCGGGTGTTCACCCAGCTGGCCCTCGGCATGCGGCTCGCCGAGGCGGACCCGCGCTTCGTCGCCGTCAACCTCGTCCAGCCCGAGGACTGGGACAGCTCGCTGCGGAACTACAGCCTGCAGATGCGCATGGTCGGCTATCTGCGCACCCAGTACCCGAGGGCCCATGTCACCCTGCACGCCGGCGAGCTGTGGCCCGGTCTGGTCAAGCCCGCGGATCTGAAGTTCCACATCAAGGAGGCCGTCGACGTCGCGCACACCGAGCGCGTCGGGCACGGCGTCGATCTCGTCCACGAGGACGACTGGCAGCGCACCGCCCGCACCATGGCGGCCCGGCGGATCGCCGTCGAGGTGCCCTTCTCCAGCAACGCCCAGATCCTCGGCGTCAAGGGCGCCGAGCACCCCTTCACCACCTACCGCCGCTACGGCGTCCCGGTCGTCCTCGCCACCGACGACCCCGGCGTCTCCCGCATCGACATCAGCCACGAGTACCAGTACGCGGCCGCCACCTACGGCCTGGGCTACCCCGAGCTGAAGGACCTGGCCCGCGCCTCCCTGGAGTACGCCTTCCTGCCCGGTGCCGACCTGTGGCAGGGCAACCCCGCGGCCCAGGGCTACCGCCCGGTCGAGGTGTGCCGCGCCGAGCACCCCGGACTGCCGGTGCACAGCGCGCGCTGCCGGCAGTTCCTCGCGGGCAGCGCGAAGGCGCGCCTGGAGTGGCGCCAGGAGGCCGCGTTCGCGGCGTTCGAGCGGGCGCACGCACACGGATGA
- the proP gene encoding glycine betaine/L-proline transporter ProP translates to MSPGDRRDGNGAAAAPAVARLPRQVRADLTRRLHRNRRAFRQDDVQVVERPLLRRAVGASALGNCMEWFDFGVYSYLAATIGKVFFPGASPAAQVVSSFATFAAAFVVRPLGGLFFGPLGDRVGRQKVLATTMIMMSVGTFAIGVIPGYATIGIAAPLLLLLARMVQGFSTGGEYGGATTFVAEYAPDRRRGFLSSWLDFGTFVGYALGSALVTVLGLLLTDAQMLSWGWRVPFLIAGPLGVIGLYMRLKLEESPAFQQQLDEHEKALAQESTGSELKDIVRNHWRPLLICMGLVLLYNVTNYMVTGYLPTYQTETLHRSAGFADLLVLIGMVWIVVLITFLGRLSDRIGRRPVYGVAAVAMIVLAVPSFLLLKAQGTWPPVLGVLILSTLLACFAAPSAATLPALFPTAVRYAAMGIGFNIAVAAFGGTTPLVTAALVEATGDKLMPAYYLMLAGVIGLLTVRFLPESAQVPLKGSRPMVGSRAERRELITVSRELYERAGERAPRG, encoded by the coding sequence ATGTCCCCGGGCGACCGGCGGGACGGGAACGGAGCGGCGGCCGCACCGGCGGTGGCCCGGCTGCCGCGTCAGGTGCGTGCGGATCTGACCCGCAGGCTGCACCGCAACCGGCGCGCGTTCCGCCAGGACGACGTGCAGGTCGTGGAGCGCCCGCTGCTGCGGCGCGCCGTCGGCGCCTCGGCGCTCGGCAACTGCATGGAGTGGTTCGACTTCGGCGTCTACAGCTACCTGGCGGCCACCATCGGCAAGGTCTTCTTCCCGGGCGCCTCCCCGGCCGCCCAGGTCGTCTCCTCGTTCGCGACCTTCGCCGCCGCCTTCGTGGTACGGCCCCTCGGCGGGCTGTTCTTCGGGCCGCTCGGCGACCGGGTCGGCCGGCAGAAGGTGCTCGCCACCACCATGATCATGATGTCGGTGGGCACCTTCGCCATCGGCGTCATCCCGGGATACGCGACCATCGGCATCGCCGCCCCGCTGCTGCTCCTGCTGGCCCGGATGGTCCAGGGCTTCTCCACCGGCGGCGAGTACGGCGGTGCCACCACCTTCGTCGCCGAGTACGCGCCCGACCGCAGGCGCGGCTTCCTGTCCAGCTGGCTCGACTTCGGCACCTTCGTCGGCTACGCCCTCGGCTCGGCCCTCGTCACGGTGCTCGGCCTGCTGCTGACCGACGCCCAGATGCTCTCCTGGGGCTGGCGTGTGCCCTTCCTGATCGCCGGGCCGCTCGGTGTGATCGGCCTGTACATGCGGCTCAAGCTGGAGGAGTCCCCGGCCTTCCAGCAGCAACTGGACGAGCACGAGAAGGCGCTGGCGCAGGAGTCGACGGGCAGCGAGCTGAAGGACATCGTCCGCAACCACTGGCGGCCGCTGCTCATCTGCATGGGCCTGGTGCTGCTGTACAACGTCACCAACTACATGGTCACCGGGTACCTGCCCACCTACCAGACCGAGACGCTGCACCGCTCGGCCGGCTTCGCGGACCTCCTGGTGCTCATCGGCATGGTGTGGATCGTCGTCCTGATCACCTTCCTCGGCCGGCTCAGCGACCGGATCGGACGGCGGCCGGTGTACGGCGTCGCCGCGGTCGCGATGATCGTCCTGGCCGTGCCCTCCTTCCTGCTGCTCAAGGCGCAGGGCACCTGGCCGCCGGTGCTCGGGGTGCTGATCCTGTCCACGCTGCTGGCCTGCTTCGCCGCGCCGAGCGCCGCCACCCTGCCGGCGCTGTTCCCGACGGCGGTGCGCTATGCGGCCATGGGCATCGGCTTCAACATCGCGGTCGCGGCCTTCGGCGGCACCACCCCGCTGGTCACCGCCGCACTGGTCGAGGCGACCGGGGACAAGCTGATGCCCGCCTACTACCTGATGCTGGCCGGAGTCATCGGACTGCTCACCGTCAGGTTCCTGCCCGAGAGTGCCCAGGTGCCGCTGAAGGGGTCGCGGCCGATGGTCGGCTCCCGCGCCGAGCGGCGCGAACTGATCACCGTCTCCCGGGAGTTGTACGAGCGGGCGGGGGAGCGGGCGCCGCGCGGCTGA
- a CDS encoding SGNH/GDSL hydrolase family protein — translation MSNDSRPAGGARARRRAATVAAAVGGCALVAASAVPAAAHPARHHGHRLDYVALGDSYTSGPGIPTQVDANCARSDRNYPSLVAGRAGATTFTDASCSGATTTQMWQAQGSNPPQLDALSQDTDLVTVQIGGNDVGFGPIIGRCAGLGVQDPAGNPCERAYEASGQDELALAVRRTAPKIAQVLRAVHARAPHARVLVVGYPDLLPDDGVGCFPQVPFAQGDFAYLRDTEKRLNLMLRTQAARNRAEYVDTYGPTVGHDMCKAPADRWIEPLQPASPAAPAHPNALGEQAMAGAVLNRSAGNHGHR, via the coding sequence ATGAGCAACGACAGTCGTCCGGCGGGCGGGGCGAGAGCCCGGCGGCGGGCCGCGACCGTGGCGGCGGCGGTGGGCGGGTGCGCCCTCGTCGCCGCCTCCGCCGTCCCGGCCGCCGCGCACCCCGCGCGACACCACGGACACCGGCTCGACTACGTCGCCCTGGGCGACTCCTACACCTCGGGCCCCGGCATCCCCACGCAGGTGGACGCCAACTGCGCCCGCTCCGACCGGAACTACCCCTCGCTGGTGGCCGGCCGGGCCGGGGCGACCACGTTCACCGACGCCAGCTGCTCCGGAGCGACGACCACGCAGATGTGGCAGGCCCAGGGCAGCAATCCGCCCCAACTCGACGCGCTGTCACAGGACACGGACCTGGTGACGGTGCAGATCGGCGGCAACGACGTCGGGTTCGGCCCGATCATCGGCAGGTGCGCCGGCCTGGGCGTCCAGGACCCGGCGGGCAACCCGTGCGAGCGCGCCTACGAGGCGTCGGGGCAGGACGAGCTGGCCCTCGCCGTCCGGCGGACGGCGCCGAAGATCGCCCAGGTGCTGCGGGCCGTGCACGCCCGGGCCCCGCACGCCCGGGTGCTGGTCGTCGGCTACCCCGATCTGCTGCCCGACGACGGCGTGGGCTGCTTCCCGCAGGTCCCCTTCGCCCAGGGTGACTTCGCCTACCTCAGGGACACCGAGAAGCGGCTGAACCTGATGCTGCGCACGCAGGCGGCCCGCAACCGGGCGGAGTACGTGGACACGTACGGGCCCACGGTCGGCCACGACATGTGCAAGGCGCCCGCGGACCGCTGGATCGAGCCGCTCCAGCCGGCCTCGCCCGCGGCCCCGGCCCACCCCAACGCCCTCGGGGAGCAGGCCATGGCGGGCGCGGTCCTGAACCGGTCGGCGGGGAACCACGGGCACCGCTGA
- the pelF gene encoding GT4 family glycosyltransferase PelF, translating into MHVHHGARRPGAAHVTLLTEGTYPHSHGGVSVWCDQLVQGMPDLDFDVIAVTGTGREAVVWDLPAQVHQVLSVPMWGEAPEGRPPRGRALTRLATAYERFLTALLDPCAEDQFAPALYLLARAAADGTLSPFLRGDRAVALLAAVWNRPGLAVREARPTLHDAVTATALLEHALRPLAAPPPRHGVAHAVSGGVAVLPGLAALDRHGVPLLLTEHGVYLRERYLGYRTAPYRWPVKAVVLGFFRLLAEESYRRAALITPGNRYNRLWEEQGGADPRAIRTVYNGVDPAAFPPAGPEPEVPTLSWAGRVDPIKDLETLIRAFSLVRDRIPEARLRLFGGTPRGGEAYRERCAALAAELGHADAVTFEGRVEDIKDAYAAGNVVMLSSISEGFPFTLIEAMSCGRATVSTDVGGVREAVGDTGLVVPPRDPDRMAQAALELLGDGTRRRAMGEAARLRVIEQFTLRQTIDTFRSIYLELPDHARRFAVQAVPEAEPRAAAGSLAG; encoded by the coding sequence ATGCACGTTCACCACGGTGCGCGCCGCCCGGGCGCGGCGCACGTCACCCTGCTCACCGAAGGCACCTACCCGCACAGCCACGGCGGCGTCAGCGTCTGGTGCGACCAGCTCGTCCAGGGCATGCCCGACCTCGACTTCGACGTCATCGCCGTCACCGGCACCGGACGCGAGGCCGTCGTCTGGGACCTGCCCGCCCAGGTCCACCAGGTGCTCTCCGTGCCCATGTGGGGTGAGGCGCCCGAGGGCCGTCCGCCCCGGGGCCGCGCGCTCACCCGCCTCGCCACCGCCTACGAACGCTTTCTGACCGCGCTCCTCGACCCGTGCGCCGAGGACCAGTTCGCGCCCGCCCTCTACCTGCTGGCGCGAGCCGCCGCCGACGGGACGCTGAGCCCGTTCCTGCGCGGCGACCGGGCCGTCGCCCTGCTCGCCGCCGTGTGGAACCGCCCCGGACTCGCCGTCCGCGAGGCCCGCCCCACCCTGCACGACGCCGTCACCGCCACCGCCCTGCTCGAACACGCCCTGCGCCCGCTCGCCGCGCCCCCGCCCCGGCACGGCGTGGCCCACGCGGTCAGCGGCGGCGTCGCCGTACTGCCCGGCCTCGCCGCCCTCGACCGGCACGGGGTCCCGCTGCTGCTCACCGAACACGGCGTCTATCTGCGCGAGCGCTACCTCGGCTACCGCACCGCCCCCTACCGCTGGCCGGTCAAGGCCGTCGTCCTCGGCTTCTTCCGGCTGCTCGCCGAGGAGAGCTACCGCCGGGCCGCGCTCATCACCCCGGGCAACCGCTACAACCGGCTCTGGGAGGAACAGGGCGGCGCCGACCCGCGGGCCATCCGCACCGTCTACAACGGCGTGGACCCGGCCGCCTTCCCGCCGGCCGGCCCCGAACCGGAGGTGCCCACGCTGAGCTGGGCGGGCCGGGTCGACCCGATCAAGGACCTGGAGACCCTCATACGGGCGTTCTCCCTGGTCAGAGACCGGATACCCGAGGCCCGGCTCCGGCTGTTCGGCGGCACACCCCGGGGCGGCGAGGCCTACCGGGAACGCTGCGCGGCGCTGGCCGCCGAGCTGGGCCACGCGGACGCGGTCACCTTCGAGGGCCGTGTCGAGGACATCAAGGACGCCTACGCGGCCGGGAACGTGGTGATGCTCTCCAGCATCAGCGAGGGCTTCCCGTTCACCCTCATCGAGGCCATGTCCTGCGGGCGGGCCACCGTCTCCACCGACGTGGGCGGGGTGCGGGAGGCCGTCGGCGACACCGGGCTCGTCGTGCCCCCGCGGGATCCGGACCGGATGGCGCAAGCGGCCCTGGAACTGCTCGGCGACGGGACGCGGCGCAGGGCGATGGGGGAGGCGGCCCGGCTCCGGGTCATCGAGCAGTTCACCCTGCGGCAGACCATCGACACCTTCCGCTCGATATACCTCGAACTCCCCGACCACGCCCGGCGGTTCGCCGTACAGGCCGTACCGGAGGCCGAGCCCAGGGCCGCCGCGGGGAGCCTGGCCGGATGA
- the mgrA gene encoding L-glyceraldehyde 3-phosphate reductase encodes MTHVADPARYDGAMRYRRTGRSGLDLPVLSLGYWHNFGDDRPFETQREIALRAFDLGITHHDLANNYGPPYGSAEENFGRLMRGDLAPYRDELVISTKAGWDMWPGPYGQGGGSRKYLLASLDQSLRRMGVDYVDIFYSHRLDASTPLEETMGALDTAVRQGKALYVGISSYDAERTRQAAAILRDLGTPLLIHQPSYNMLNRWIETEGLLDVAQEEGFGVIGFTALAQGLLTGRYLEGVPQDSRAARSTSFDRSWLTEDMVRRLRALNQIAARRGQTLAQLALAWALRDQRVTSLVVGASRTEQLEQNVAALDNLDFTDEELAEIDTCATDGGVDLWREARLGTLG; translated from the coding sequence ATGACCCACGTCGCGGACCCCGCTCGTTACGACGGCGCCATGCGCTACCGGCGCACCGGCCGCTCGGGGCTCGACCTGCCGGTCCTGTCCCTGGGCTACTGGCACAACTTCGGCGACGACCGCCCGTTCGAGACGCAGCGCGAGATCGCCCTGCGCGCCTTCGACCTCGGGATCACCCATCACGACCTGGCGAACAACTACGGCCCGCCGTACGGCTCGGCGGAGGAGAACTTCGGCCGGCTGATGCGCGGCGACCTCGCCCCCTACCGGGACGAGCTGGTGATCTCCACCAAGGCGGGCTGGGACATGTGGCCCGGCCCGTACGGGCAGGGCGGGGGCTCGCGCAAGTACCTGCTGGCCTCGCTGGACCAGTCGCTGCGCCGGATGGGCGTGGACTACGTGGACATCTTCTACTCCCACCGGCTGGACGCGAGCACGCCGCTGGAGGAGACGATGGGCGCGCTGGACACGGCCGTCCGCCAGGGCAAGGCGCTCTACGTCGGCATCTCCTCCTACGACGCCGAGCGCACCCGGCAGGCCGCCGCGATCCTGCGCGACCTCGGCACCCCACTGCTGATCCACCAGCCGTCGTACAACATGCTCAACCGCTGGATCGAGACCGAGGGCCTGCTGGACGTGGCGCAGGAGGAGGGCTTCGGGGTCATCGGCTTCACGGCGCTCGCCCAGGGCCTGCTGACCGGCCGGTACCTGGAGGGGGTGCCGCAGGACTCGCGGGCCGCGCGGAGCACGTCGTTCGACCGTTCCTGGCTGACCGAGGACATGGTGCGCCGGCTGCGCGCCCTGAACCAGATCGCGGCCCGGCGCGGGCAGACACTGGCCCAGCTGGCGCTCGCCTGGGCACTGCGCGACCAGCGGGTGACGTCCCTGGTCGTCGGCGCCTCCCGCACCGAGCAGCTGGAGCAGAACGTGGCCGCCCTGGACAACCTGGACTTCACCGACGAGGAGCTGGCGGAGATCGACACGTGCGCCACCGACGGCGGCGTGGACCTGTGGCGCGAAGCCCGGCTGGGCACTCTCGGCTGA
- a CDS encoding chitosanase: MVHEDRETAALARLSRRSLVAALGAVAAGAVIGAQRAGAAPAVAAATGLDDPAKKEIAMKLVSSAENSSLDWKAQYKYIEDIGDGRGYTAGIIGFCSGTGDMLEVVQLYADRKPGNVLARYLPALRKVDGSDSHSGLDPDFPDDWRNAARDTVFQQCQNDERDRVYFDPAVSRGKSDGLRALGQFCYYDAIVMHGDGDDPTSFGSIRKRALRSAGTPAQGGDETAYLNAFLDARVWAMKQEEAHSDTSRVDTEQRVFLRKGNLDLKTPLDWKVYGDSYHIG, from the coding sequence GTGGTGCACGAAGACCGCGAAACAGCAGCCCTCGCCCGTCTGTCCCGCCGCTCCCTCGTCGCCGCGCTCGGCGCCGTGGCCGCCGGCGCCGTCATCGGGGCCCAGCGCGCCGGCGCGGCCCCGGCGGTCGCCGCCGCGACCGGCCTCGACGACCCCGCGAAGAAGGAGATCGCGATGAAGCTGGTGTCGAGCGCGGAGAACTCCTCGCTCGACTGGAAGGCCCAGTACAAGTACATCGAGGACATCGGCGACGGCCGCGGCTACACGGCCGGCATCATCGGCTTCTGCTCCGGCACCGGCGACATGCTGGAGGTCGTCCAGCTCTACGCCGACCGCAAGCCCGGCAACGTCCTCGCCCGGTACCTGCCCGCCCTGCGCAAGGTCGACGGCAGCGACTCGCACTCCGGCCTCGACCCGGACTTCCCCGACGACTGGCGCAATGCCGCGCGGGACACGGTGTTCCAGCAGTGCCAGAACGACGAGCGCGACCGGGTCTACTTCGACCCCGCGGTGTCCCGGGGCAAGAGCGACGGACTGCGCGCCCTCGGCCAGTTCTGCTACTACGACGCCATCGTCATGCACGGCGACGGCGACGACCCCACCAGCTTCGGCAGCATCCGCAAGCGCGCCCTGCGCAGCGCCGGCACCCCGGCCCAGGGCGGCGACGAGACGGCGTACCTCAACGCCTTCCTCGACGCCCGGGTGTGGGCCATGAAGCAGGAGGAGGCCCACAGCGACACCAGCCGCGTCGACACCGAGCAGCGCGTCTTCCTGCGCAAGGGCAACCTCGACCTGAAGACCCCGCTCGACTGGAAGGTCTACGGCGACAGCTACCACATCGGCTGA